A section of the Candidatus Nitrosacidococcus sp. I8 genome encodes:
- the hisG gene encoding ATP phosphoribosyltransferase produces MAKSFKLAISKGRIFDEALPLLAAIGIYPIDDPKTSRKLILDTNRDDLKLVIIRATDVPTYVEYGAAELGITGKDVLLEHLGNGLYEPLDLKIARCRMIVAGKTEIPPKSSHLRIATKYIHSTRRFYAQQGQQVELVKLYGSMELAPLVNLSDCIVDLVDTGNTLKANGLVPWEHIAHISSRLIVNKAAMKMAHQQLKEFIHHMTIAVDKYHG; encoded by the coding sequence ATGGCTAAATCTTTTAAACTTGCAATTTCTAAAGGTAGAATTTTTGATGAAGCATTACCACTTCTAGCGGCTATTGGTATCTACCCTATAGATGATCCTAAAACAAGTAGAAAACTTATTCTGGATACTAACCGAGATGATCTTAAATTAGTTATCATTCGTGCCACCGATGTACCTACTTATGTAGAATATGGTGCTGCTGAATTAGGAATTACCGGTAAAGATGTATTATTAGAACACTTAGGAAATGGATTATATGAGCCTTTAGATCTTAAAATAGCTCGCTGCCGGATGATAGTAGCGGGTAAAACAGAAATACCTCCTAAGTCTAGTCATTTACGTATTGCAACAAAATATATCCATAGTACTCGTCGTTTTTATGCCCAACAGGGACAGCAGGTAGAGCTGGTTAAACTTTATGGATCCATGGAGCTTGCCCCTCTAGTTAATCTTTCAGATTGCATTGTAGATTTAGTAGATACAGGTAATACCCTTAAAGCTAATGGATTAGTGCCATGGGAGCACATTGCTCATATTAGTTCTCGATTAATAGTGAATAAAGCAGCTATGAAAATGGCACATCAGCAACTTAAAGAGTTTATTCATCATATGACAATTGCGGTAGATAAGTATCATGGCTAA
- a CDS encoding VacJ family lipoprotein — protein sequence MNKTSVAGWHTKFGLLLLITILAGCGSTTKIAAPDPRDPFERLNRTAYKMNEVTDRLLMKPVAKGYQKAVPGPIKKGIHNFFGNIDDVIVLVNDFLQGKFQHGITDMARVLTNSTVGLIGFVDMASLGGMKKHNEDFGQTLAVWGVKPGPYLIMPMSGPSTVRDAIGYGMYGAAWPITYFPSLGIRLGLSAVRTIDMRANLLAAKDILDESSLDPYVYMREAYFQRREFEIHDGKVPAKDSYDNFDFDDSDDDEDSASRNLLFKQYYSLVSKPTDPVFPEHFTPARPLKKKPDLNKEGIPGDKLVSNN from the coding sequence ATGAATAAAACATCAGTAGCAGGATGGCATACCAAGTTCGGGTTATTACTACTTATAACTATATTAGCTGGCTGTGGTAGTACTACAAAAATAGCAGCCCCTGATCCTAGAGATCCTTTTGAGCGATTAAATCGCACTGCTTATAAAATGAATGAAGTCACAGATCGCCTTCTGATGAAGCCTGTTGCTAAAGGGTATCAAAAAGCCGTTCCTGGCCCTATTAAAAAGGGAATTCATAATTTCTTTGGTAATATTGATGATGTTATTGTTCTAGTGAATGATTTTCTGCAAGGAAAATTCCAGCATGGAATTACTGACATGGCACGAGTGCTGACAAATAGTACCGTAGGCCTAATTGGATTCGTTGATATGGCATCTTTAGGGGGAATGAAAAAACATAATGAGGACTTTGGTCAAACCCTTGCTGTTTGGGGCGTGAAACCTGGTCCTTATCTGATTATGCCAATGAGTGGTCCTTCTACTGTTCGGGATGCTATCGGATATGGAATGTATGGTGCTGCTTGGCCTATCACTTATTTTCCTAGCCTAGGCATTCGCCTGGGCTTAAGTGCAGTGCGAACAATAGATATGAGGGCAAATTTACTAGCTGCTAAGGATATACTTGATGAATCCTCCTTAGATCCTTATGTTTATATGAGAGAGGCATATTTTCAACGTCGAGAATTTGAAATTCATGATGGTAAAGTACCTGCAAAAGATTCCTATGATAATTTTGATTTTGACGACAGTGATGATGATGAAGATTCTGCAAGTAGAAATCTTCTCTTTAAACAGTATTACTCTTTAGTGTCTAAACCTACTGATCCTGTTTTCCCAGAGCACTTTACTCCTGCACGCCCATTAAAAAAGAAACCAGATCTTAATAAGGAAGGAATTCCTGGTGATAAATTAGTTTCTAATAATTGA
- a CDS encoding formate/nitrite transporter family protein, giving the protein MSTTTDDMHGNNPTKSRDSHEGHHDDHSDHHKHKHHHASHSHQDINDIVYPAQMGRDLAADAAVKDKLANHHILIRGFLCTPFLAYGACFAYLLTAQGAPSTIAGFMFPVGYIMLSALGLEMATGSFSVMPIGVYAGTVSLRGLARNWGLTYIGNVLGGLFFAMLVWGSLTKFGSEEPPLLLTAVAKVAEHKAAYMNYGPVIGWCSAIGMGILCNWLVSLGPIMAKTSHSMIGKVVMMWIAIGTFFALGFEHAVVNMFAFPLGILAGAKVTVAQWWLWNEIPVTIGNILGAVIFNSTLWYYTHSAEHNK; this is encoded by the coding sequence ATGAGTACTACCACAGATGATATGCATGGCAATAACCCTACAAAAAGCAGAGATTCTCATGAAGGACATCATGATGATCATAGCGACCATCATAAACACAAACACCACCATGCTTCTCATTCGCATCAAGATATTAACGATATTGTGTATCCTGCTCAGATGGGCCGAGATTTAGCAGCCGATGCGGCAGTCAAAGATAAGCTTGCAAATCATCATATCCTAATACGTGGATTTTTATGTACGCCCTTTTTAGCCTATGGTGCCTGTTTTGCCTATTTACTCACTGCTCAAGGAGCACCAAGTACGATTGCTGGATTTATGTTTCCAGTAGGTTATATCATGCTTTCGGCCCTAGGTCTTGAAATGGCTACTGGTAGTTTTTCAGTGATGCCTATTGGGGTATATGCAGGTACCGTCAGCCTAAGAGGTTTAGCTCGCAACTGGGGATTAACTTATATAGGCAATGTTTTAGGAGGTCTCTTTTTTGCTATGCTAGTTTGGGGCTCTTTAACAAAATTTGGATCTGAAGAACCACCCCTGTTACTTACTGCAGTTGCCAAAGTGGCTGAGCATAAAGCCGCTTATATGAACTATGGTCCAGTGATTGGATGGTGTTCTGCTATTGGAATGGGAATCTTATGTAATTGGCTGGTGAGTTTAGGACCCATTATGGCGAAAACATCCCACAGTATGATCGGTAAAGTAGTGATGATGTGGATTGCCATTGGTACTTTCTTTGCGTTAGGTTTTGAACATGCGGTCGTAAATATGTTTGCTTTTCCACTAGGTATTCTCGCAGGTGCAAAAGTAACTGTTGCTCAATGGTGGCTATGGAATGAAATCCCAGTGACAATTGGTAATATATTAGGTGCAGTTATTTTTAACTCTACTCTATGGTATTACACCCATAGTGCAGAACATAATAAGTAG
- the mlaD gene encoding outer membrane lipid asymmetry maintenance protein MlaD — protein MKQSTTLELAVGLFVAAGLLALFLLAVKVSNLSLVTTKNTYPIVAKFQNVGALKIRSRVTLSGMTIGRIASIELDPKTYDAKVVMQIESKYNYLPEDTSASVYTAGLLGEQYIALDPGGSETMLKSGGEITLTQPALVLERLIGQFLYKKTAEGDNNS, from the coding sequence ATGAAACAATCCACTACTTTGGAACTTGCTGTAGGCTTATTTGTAGCCGCTGGCTTATTAGCTCTATTCTTATTAGCTGTGAAAGTGAGCAACCTTAGTCTTGTTACGACAAAGAATACTTATCCTATCGTAGCTAAATTTCAGAATGTTGGTGCTCTTAAAATACGATCTCGTGTTACTTTGTCAGGAATGACAATTGGTCGAATTGCATCAATAGAGCTTGACCCCAAAACTTATGATGCTAAAGTGGTAATGCAAATCGAATCTAAATACAATTATCTTCCTGAAGATACCAGCGCAAGCGTTTATACTGCAGGATTATTAGGAGAGCAATATATTGCCTTAGACCCAGGTGGATCTGAAACTATGTTAAAAAGTGGGGGGGAAATTACTTTAACACAGCCAGCATTGGTATTAGAAAGATTAATAGGACAATTTCTCTACAAAAAAACAGCGGAAGGAGATAATAATTCTTAG
- the murA gene encoding UDP-N-acetylglucosamine 1-carboxyvinyltransferase, protein MDKLLIAGGSPMSGEIKISGAKNATLPMLAAALLASTPIEICNIPHLQDVTTTIELLGLMGAVLTVNEDLNIQIDTSTLTQFSAPYELVKTMRASILVLGPLLARYGKADVSLPGGCAIGSRPINLHIHGLQAMGADITIKNGYIHARTHGRLRGAKILMDQVSVTGTENLIMAATLANGVTIIENAACEPEVTDLIYLLNKMGAKISGIGTTTLTIEGVSILNGTKYTVLPDRIETGTYLIAAALTGGKVKLKNTDPTILDAVLLKLEESGAEIDTGVNWISLDMKGKRPKAVDICTSPYPAFPTDMQAQFTALNAIAEGNGTITETIFENRFMHIQELQRMGAEINLKGNTAVTKGVKNLTGAPVMATDLRASACLVLAGLAAQGITVVDRIYHIDRGYECIEEKLQNLGANIKRVSNYTVSDIYSIYG, encoded by the coding sequence TTGGATAAACTGCTAATTGCAGGCGGTTCCCCTATGAGTGGGGAAATCAAAATATCGGGTGCTAAAAATGCCACTCTCCCAATGCTTGCTGCTGCTTTGCTTGCAAGTACACCTATAGAAATCTGTAATATTCCACACTTACAAGATGTAACTACTACTATAGAATTACTTGGATTAATGGGTGCTGTTCTTACAGTAAATGAAGATCTCAATATCCAAATAGATACCAGCACATTAACTCAATTTAGTGCACCTTATGAGTTAGTTAAAACTATGCGAGCCTCTATTTTAGTGCTAGGACCACTTTTAGCACGGTATGGTAAAGCAGATGTTTCTTTGCCAGGTGGATGTGCTATAGGTTCTCGACCCATTAATCTTCATATCCACGGCTTACAAGCCATGGGTGCAGATATTACTATTAAAAATGGCTATATTCATGCCAGAACCCATGGGAGATTAAGGGGAGCTAAAATATTGATGGATCAAGTATCTGTAACGGGTACTGAGAATTTAATAATGGCAGCTACTCTAGCTAATGGGGTTACAATTATTGAAAATGCTGCCTGTGAACCAGAAGTTACTGATCTAATATATCTTCTCAATAAGATGGGAGCAAAAATATCAGGTATAGGGACTACTACTTTAACAATTGAGGGTGTCTCTATACTTAATGGTACAAAATATACTGTACTCCCTGATCGTATTGAAACAGGTACCTATTTAATTGCCGCTGCACTCACAGGTGGAAAAGTGAAGCTTAAAAATACTGATCCAACAATTTTGGACGCAGTATTATTAAAACTAGAAGAATCTGGTGCGGAAATTGATACAGGGGTGAATTGGATTTCTTTAGATATGAAAGGAAAGCGACCTAAGGCGGTAGATATATGTACTTCTCCTTACCCAGCCTTTCCTACTGATATGCAGGCCCAATTTACTGCACTTAATGCCATTGCAGAAGGTAATGGAACTATTACGGAGACGATTTTTGAGAATCGCTTTATGCATATTCAAGAACTTCAACGCATGGGTGCAGAAATTAATTTAAAAGGAAATACTGCAGTTACTAAGGGAGTAAAAAATCTAACAGGAGCCCCTGTTATGGCCACTGATCTCAGAGCTTCTGCATGCCTTGTTTTAGCAGGGCTAGCTGCGCAAGGAATTACTGTTGTGGATCGTATTTACCATATTGATCGAGGTTATGAGTGTATTGAAGAGAAACTGCAAAATTTAGGAGCAAACATTAAGCGAGTCTCAAACTACACTGTTAGTGATATTTATTCCATTTATGGCTAA
- a CDS encoding KpsF/GutQ family sugar-phosphate isomerase, which produces MDTKIIQLGIAVLETEAKAIADLKTRIDSNFIAACKYMLSCTGRVIVLGMGKSGHIGSKIAATLASTGTPAFFVHPGEASHGDLGMITDKDVVLALSNSGETEEICMLIPLIKRLDIPLIALTSRSQSTLGKMADVHINISVAQEACPLGLAPTASTTATLAMGDALAIALLESRGFTKEDFARSHPGGQLGRRLLLHIRDIMHQGTDIPIVRDHDLLSQALLEMTSKGLGMTTVINNAGELVGIFTDGDLRRSLDQGVDIHHTLIAQVMTVNYKSLGPDQLAVEALSIMERYRVNALPVVEYSTQKLVGALNMHDLLRAGVL; this is translated from the coding sequence ATGGATACTAAAATAATTCAGTTAGGTATTGCTGTTCTTGAAACTGAGGCTAAAGCAATAGCTGATCTTAAAACTAGAATTGACAGCAATTTTATAGCTGCATGCAAGTATATGCTCTCTTGTACTGGGCGAGTTATTGTTTTAGGTATGGGGAAATCAGGTCATATTGGCAGTAAGATTGCGGCAACCTTAGCAAGTACTGGAACACCTGCCTTTTTTGTACATCCCGGAGAAGCAAGCCATGGTGATTTAGGGATGATTACTGATAAAGATGTAGTACTTGCCCTCTCCAACTCTGGAGAAACTGAAGAGATTTGTATGCTGATTCCCCTAATTAAACGCTTGGATATCCCTTTAATTGCATTGACTAGCCGATCTCAGTCAACCTTAGGAAAAATGGCGGATGTGCATATTAATATTAGTGTTGCGCAAGAAGCTTGTCCTTTAGGGTTGGCACCTACGGCAAGCACAACAGCGACCCTTGCAATGGGTGATGCATTAGCCATTGCATTATTGGAATCTAGAGGGTTTACCAAAGAGGATTTTGCACGATCTCACCCTGGGGGACAGCTAGGTCGACGTCTTTTACTGCATATTAGAGATATCATGCACCAAGGTACAGATATTCCAATAGTTAGGGATCATGACCTTTTGAGCCAAGCTTTGTTAGAGATGACCTCTAAGGGGTTAGGTATGACAACTGTTATAAATAATGCAGGAGAACTCGTAGGAATATTTACTGATGGGGATTTACGCCGATCTTTAGATCAAGGGGTAGACATTCATCACACTTTGATCGCACAAGTAATGACAGTGAATTATAAATCTCTAGGTCCTGACCAACTTGCTGTAGAAGCATTAAGTATTATGGAGCGTTACCGAGTTAATGCCTTACCTGTCGTAGAATACTCAACTCAAAAATTAGTGGGTGCTTTAAATATGCACGATTTACTCCGTGCAGGTGTTTTATAA
- the mlaE gene encoding lipid asymmetry maintenance ABC transporter permease subunit MlaE, with the protein MVKFIRYLGRRGLSTLRRLGGSCLFLIRLLLSSSVLFLRPFLVATQVYSVGVLTLSIIIVSGLFVGMVLGLQGYTTLTKFGAEQSLGAMVALTLVRELGPVISALLFAGRAGSALTAEIGLMKATEQLSALEMMAVDPMRQIIAPRFLAGCFSMPLLTSIFIAIGVLGGYFVGVGLLGVDQGAFWTHMQDSTDWRGDVLNGVVKSIVFGFVLSWIAVFEGYDSVPTSEGISQATTRTVVYSAFSILALDFLLTALMFGI; encoded by the coding sequence GTGGTTAAATTTATTCGCTATCTAGGTCGACGGGGATTAAGTACTCTCCGGCGTTTAGGTGGAAGTTGCCTCTTTTTAATAAGGCTATTACTGAGTAGCTCTGTTTTGTTTTTACGCCCCTTTTTAGTAGCTACTCAAGTATATTCTGTGGGTGTTTTGACCTTGTCTATTATCATAGTTTCAGGTCTTTTTGTTGGTATGGTTTTAGGATTACAAGGCTATACTACACTAACAAAATTTGGAGCTGAACAATCGCTTGGAGCTATGGTTGCTCTAACTTTGGTTAGAGAGTTAGGTCCTGTAATTAGTGCATTGCTTTTTGCTGGGAGGGCTGGATCAGCACTTACTGCAGAAATCGGATTAATGAAAGCTACAGAACAATTATCTGCTTTGGAAATGATGGCAGTTGATCCTATGCGTCAGATTATTGCTCCTAGATTTTTAGCAGGCTGCTTTTCCATGCCTCTTTTGACATCCATATTTATTGCAATCGGGGTTCTAGGAGGGTATTTTGTAGGGGTAGGCTTACTCGGCGTAGATCAAGGTGCATTTTGGACACATATGCAGGATTCCACTGACTGGAGAGGTGACGTATTAAATGGTGTTGTGAAGAGTATTGTATTTGGTTTTGTATTAAGCTGGATTGCAGTTTTTGAGGGTTATGATAGCGTTCCTACTTCAGAAGGAATATCTCAAGCAACTACTCGCACCGTAGTGTATTCCGCATTTTCGATATTGGCACTAGATTTTTTACTTACCGCATTAATGTTTGGGATTTAG
- the hisC gene encoding histidinol-phosphate transaminase produces the protein MANDLVTQWVRPEIQALSAYHTVDPGRLIKLDAMENPYTWSPNLIAAWLEKLKTANINRYPDPQSHNLKLKIRSYLGISDDIELILGNGSDELIQMILLAVAGLNRTIMAPDPTFVMYRQISLMLGLEYQGIPLRQDFSLDLSLILQAIQEKNPAVIFLAYPNNPTGNLFDPKEIETIIEAAPGLVVVDEAYTAFAKKTFIPLLSQYKDQLLVMRTLSKIGLAGLRLGILVGNPDWIEILEKVRLPYNINQLTQISAEFALTQTEILDKQTDLICTHREQLLDELQKIPKIYVYPSDANFILFSTLPNQAKSIFLAIKKQGVLIKNLSSYGGLLQDCLRVTVGTEEENFAFLNALKAALAI, from the coding sequence ATGGCTAATGATCTTGTCACTCAATGGGTTCGTCCTGAAATTCAGGCACTTTCTGCTTATCATACGGTAGATCCGGGGAGGCTAATTAAGTTAGATGCGATGGAAAATCCCTATACATGGTCTCCAAATCTTATTGCAGCTTGGTTAGAAAAATTAAAGACTGCAAATATTAATCGCTATCCAGATCCTCAATCTCATAATTTAAAATTAAAAATTCGCTCCTACCTAGGCATATCAGATGATATAGAGCTTATTCTTGGCAATGGGTCTGATGAATTGATTCAAATGATATTACTTGCAGTAGCAGGATTAAACCGTACTATCATGGCTCCCGATCCTACCTTTGTAATGTATCGACAAATTTCCTTAATGCTAGGATTGGAGTATCAAGGCATACCTTTACGCCAAGATTTTTCCTTAGATCTTTCCTTGATACTACAAGCTATCCAAGAAAAAAATCCTGCAGTTATTTTTCTGGCTTATCCGAATAACCCTACAGGAAATCTCTTTGATCCTAAAGAAATAGAAACTATTATTGAAGCAGCTCCTGGGCTAGTAGTAGTAGATGAAGCCTATACTGCTTTTGCAAAAAAAACATTTATTCCCTTACTTAGCCAATATAAAGATCAATTGTTAGTCATGAGAACACTCTCTAAAATTGGGCTAGCAGGACTGAGATTAGGGATTCTCGTAGGTAACCCGGATTGGATTGAAATTCTAGAGAAAGTTCGTCTTCCTTATAATATTAATCAACTTACCCAGATTAGTGCTGAGTTTGCGTTAACTCAAACAGAAATTTTAGATAAACAAACAGATCTCATTTGTACCCATCGAGAGCAATTACTTGATGAGTTACAAAAAATACCGAAGATTTATGTTTATCCCAGCGATGCGAACTTTATTCTCTTCAGTACTCTGCCTAATCAGGCAAAAAGTATTTTTTTAGCAATTAAGAAACAAGGTGTTCTAATCAAGAATCTTTCAAGTTATGGGGGGCTACTTCAAGATTGCTTAAGAGTGACTGTAGGCACTGAAGAGGAAAACTTTGCATTTTTAAATGCCTTGAAAGCAGCTTTAGCAATATAA
- a CDS encoding BolA/IbaG family iron-sulfur metabolism protein produces the protein MDANTIKHMIESGLPGAKVAIYSEDNHHFEAFIIHTGFNGKTLLERHRMVYETLGNSFQSNLHALALHTKTPEEEG, from the coding sequence ATGGACGCTAATACAATTAAACATATGATAGAATCTGGACTGCCCGGTGCAAAAGTTGCAATCTATAGTGAGGATAACCACCATTTTGAAGCATTTATAATTCATACGGGATTTAATGGAAAAACCTTACTCGAGCGGCATCGTATGGTTTATGAGACTTTAGGGAATAGTTTTCAATCTAATTTACACGCATTAGCACTTCATACTAAAACTCCAGAAGAAGAAGGTTAG
- the hisD gene encoding histidinol dehydrogenase: MANISRLKINQADFWKVLEQKLAWSSVANENIVSTVQNIIKEVCSKGDKALLEYTHKFDHVTASSMAELEVPISTIKESLSEIPMDQQEALKIAAQRITRYHQHQRQESWTYTESDGTVLGQQITPLDRVGLYVPGGKAAYPSSVLMNALPAKVAGVPELIMVVPSPHGEINKLVLAAAAVAGVDRVFTVGGAQAVAALAFGTETIPKVDKIVGPGNIYVATAKSMVFGQVGIDMIAGPSEILVLCDGKTNPEWITTDLFSQAEHDEDAQAILLSTDKSFLDQIERTIENLLPTFERCKIIESSLKNRGILIEVENVDQALEIINFIAPEHLELSVENPQDISSHVRHAGAIFMGRYTAEALGDYCAGPNHVLPTSRTARFASPLGVYDFQKRSSLIQCSPQGSQTLGKTASILARGEGLTAHARSAEHRL, from the coding sequence ATGGCTAATATTAGCCGACTTAAGATCAATCAAGCAGATTTTTGGAAAGTTTTAGAACAAAAACTAGCTTGGAGTAGTGTAGCTAATGAAAATATAGTAAGTACGGTACAAAATATTATTAAAGAAGTCTGTTCTAAAGGAGATAAGGCATTACTAGAATATACTCATAAATTCGATCATGTCACTGCCTCTTCTATGGCAGAACTAGAAGTTCCCATTAGCACCATCAAAGAATCTTTATCTGAGATTCCTATGGATCAGCAAGAGGCGTTAAAAATAGCAGCTCAGAGAATTACCCGCTATCATCAACATCAAAGGCAGGAATCTTGGACCTATACAGAGTCAGATGGTACTGTACTAGGCCAGCAGATTACTCCTCTAGATCGAGTGGGACTCTATGTTCCGGGAGGGAAGGCTGCCTATCCCTCATCAGTACTTATGAACGCTCTTCCAGCGAAAGTAGCAGGGGTACCTGAACTCATTATGGTAGTTCCTTCGCCTCATGGAGAAATTAATAAATTAGTACTTGCTGCTGCTGCTGTAGCAGGTGTTGATCGAGTATTTACGGTTGGCGGTGCTCAAGCGGTTGCTGCCCTTGCTTTTGGCACGGAAACTATCCCTAAGGTAGATAAAATTGTGGGCCCTGGCAATATTTACGTAGCTACTGCTAAAAGTATGGTATTTGGGCAGGTAGGAATCGATATGATTGCAGGTCCGTCTGAAATTTTAGTGCTTTGTGATGGAAAAACTAATCCAGAGTGGATTACAACGGATTTATTTTCCCAAGCAGAGCATGATGAAGATGCTCAAGCTATATTGCTATCTACAGATAAGAGTTTTCTCGATCAAATAGAAAGAACGATAGAAAATCTACTACCTACATTTGAACGTTGTAAGATTATTGAGAGTTCTTTAAAAAATAGGGGAATACTGATCGAAGTGGAAAACGTAGATCAGGCACTAGAAATTATTAACTTTATTGCCCCTGAACATTTAGAACTCTCTGTAGAGAATCCTCAAGATATTTCCTCTCATGTTCGCCATGCTGGTGCCATTTTTATGGGGCGGTACACTGCTGAAGCTTTAGGAGATTACTGTGCAGGCCCTAACCATGTGCTGCCTACTTCTCGTACTGCTCGTTTTGCCTCTCCTCTAGGAGTCTATGATTTTCAGAAACGATCCAGCTTAATTCAATGCTCTCCTCAGGGTAGTCAAACTCTAGGAAAAACCGCTTCTATCTTAGCAAGAGGGGAAGGATTAACCGCCCATGCTCGTTCTGCAGAACACCGTCTTTAA
- a CDS encoding lipid asymmetry maintenance protein MlaB, protein MSYKIETTSTKNFKIMGVLTFDTVISAGEEGIDLFESVSDIQVDLQEVTHTDSAGLALLISWVRYARLQNKSLQFLNASEQILALAKVSNLDQIIPFS, encoded by the coding sequence GTGTCTTATAAAATTGAAACAACTTCTACCAAAAATTTTAAGATTATGGGTGTACTCACTTTTGATACTGTAATCAGTGCTGGTGAAGAGGGCATAGATTTATTTGAGTCTGTAAGTGATATACAGGTTGATCTACAAGAAGTCACACATACAGATAGTGCTGGTCTCGCCTTGCTTATTTCTTGGGTACGTTATGCTAGATTACAGAATAAATCTCTTCAATTTTTAAACGCATCAGAACAGATATTAGCACTTGCTAAAGTCAGCAATCTTGATCAAATTATCCCTTTTAGCTAG
- a CDS encoding ABC transporter ATP-binding protein encodes MKSDNRLVTMQNMHFSRGIRSIFNGVDINIERGKITTIMGPSGTGKTTLLRLIGKQLSPTQGIIKIDGQDLANLSNKALYTLRKRIGMLFQSSALLTGLSVFDNVAFPLREHTYLSKSMIRDLVLIKLQAVGLRNARHLMPSELSGGMARRVALARAIALDPMMIMYDEPFTGQDPISMGALLHLIRSINDTLGLTSIIVSHDVQEAASISDYIYILSNGKIIDQGTPNQIKTSVQEATKQFIQGLPDGPVPFHYPGEDYRKDLLDMDR; translated from the coding sequence ATGAAATCTGACAATCGGCTAGTTACAATGCAGAATATGCATTTTTCCAGAGGGATACGATCCATTTTTAATGGCGTTGACATTAATATTGAAAGAGGAAAAATAACAACAATTATGGGCCCTAGCGGCACTGGGAAAACCACTTTACTTCGCCTCATTGGAAAACAATTATCTCCTACTCAAGGCATTATCAAAATAGACGGTCAAGACCTTGCAAACTTATCAAATAAAGCACTATATACGCTACGCAAGCGTATAGGTATGTTGTTTCAGAGCAGTGCTTTACTTACTGGGCTTTCTGTATTTGATAATGTTGCTTTTCCTCTACGAGAGCATACTTATCTATCTAAGTCGATGATCAGAGATCTGGTACTTATCAAACTTCAAGCAGTAGGATTACGTAACGCTCGCCATTTGATGCCTAGTGAGCTTTCGGGTGGGATGGCACGTCGTGTGGCTCTAGCTAGAGCGATTGCATTAGATCCTATGATGATTATGTATGATGAGCCTTTTACTGGACAGGATCCTATTTCTATGGGAGCTTTATTACATCTTATCCGATCTATCAACGATACTCTCGGACTCACAAGCATCATAGTTTCTCATGATGTTCAGGAGGCAGCATCGATTTCTGACTATATCTATATTCTCTCCAATGGTAAAATTATAGACCAAGGTACTCCTAATCAAATTAAAACGTCTGTTCAAGAAGCCACTAAGCAATTTATACAGGGATTACCTGATGGTCCTGTACCGTTTCATTATCCTGGCGAGGACTATAGAAAAGACTTGTTAGATATGGATAGATGA
- a CDS encoding KdsC family phosphatase: MDDLFTKASKIKLVIFDVDGVLTDGGLFFDSNGRESKIFYSRDGHGMKMLQNTGVKIGIITGRTSDAVRQRAKDLGIVCVYQGQKVKLAAYKELIDELKFESYETAYVGDDIVDLGVMKQVGLSIAVQDAHPLVKEQAHWITPNVGGKGAARDVCELIMKAQNTFQSQLE; this comes from the coding sequence ATGGACGATCTTTTTACTAAAGCTTCGAAGATTAAACTAGTTATTTTTGATGTAGATGGTGTTTTAACCGATGGAGGACTTTTTTTTGATTCTAATGGACGAGAAAGTAAAATCTTCTATTCTAGGGACGGTCATGGAATGAAAATGCTACAAAATACCGGAGTCAAAATTGGAATTATTACAGGACGTACCTCTGATGCTGTTCGTCAAAGAGCAAAAGATTTAGGTATTGTTTGTGTATATCAGGGGCAAAAAGTAAAATTAGCTGCCTATAAAGAATTGATTGATGAGCTTAAATTTGAATCTTATGAAACTGCTTATGTAGGAGATGATATAGTAGATCTAGGTGTTATGAAACAAGTAGGCTTATCAATTGCCGTGCAGGACGCTCATCCTCTAGTAAAAGAGCAGGCCCATTGGATAACCCCTAATGTAGGAGGAAAAGGGGCTGCTCGTGATGTTTGTGAACTCATCATGAAGGCACAGAATACCTTCCAATCCCAATTGGAGTAG